The following proteins come from a genomic window of Anguilla rostrata isolate EN2019 chromosome 17, ASM1855537v3, whole genome shotgun sequence:
- the LOC135243849 gene encoding Na(+)/H(+) exchange regulatory cofactor NHE-RF1-like isoform X1 has protein sequence MSFNREHIRPRLCVLEKGSDGYGFHLHGEKGKTGQFIRLVEPDSPSESAGLHAGDRLLFVNGECVENDSHQQLVSRIRATVGKLELVVVDEDTEELLKKCNMQYLREYATQGIPLPTREPNHADAGRNGSARELTPTPEINGPVAGKKRNSRPAQGFKSELRPRLCVLKRGAEGYGFNLHSDSSRPGQYVRLVDPDSPAQRSGLRPKDKIVQVNGVPVGRKQHSEVVSAIRAGGDRVSLLVVDPETDAFFQSCGISPTEEHLTGALPVIREVEEEVNVNGSKEEAKEPSLSVSLSPSSTSNISEASEESVGEYSLDLSLSLQQAKERAHQNRSSKRAPQMDWSKKNELFSNL, from the exons ATGTCATTCAACCGGGAGCATATTCGCCCGAGACTATGCGTGCTGGAAAAGGGTTCGGATGGTTACGGTTTCCATCTTCatggagagaaggggaaaacGGGGCAGTTTATCCGACTGGTGGAACCCGATTCCCCGTCTGAAAGTGCGGGTCTGCACGCGGGGGACAGGCTGCTTTTCGTTAACGGAGAGTGCGTGGAGAACGACAGCCATCAACAACTTGTGTCCAGGATACGAGCCACTGTTGGCAAATTGGAGCTCGTCGTAGTCGACGAGGATACCGAGGAGCTCCTAAAGAAATGCAACATGCAGTACCTCAGAGAGTACGCCACTCAGGGCATCCCGCTGCCCACCCGCGAGCCGAACCACGCGGACGCTGGGAGAAACGGCAGCGCGAGGGAACTGACACCAACTCCGGAGATTAACGGACCTGTTGCCGGGAAGAAACGGAATTCTAGGCCCGCCCAG GGATTTAAGAGTGAGCTGAGGCCGCGGCTCTGTGTTCTGAAGAGGGGAGCTGAGGGCTACGGCTTTAACCTGCACAGTGACAGCTCCAGACCCGGTCAGTACGTCCGCCTGGTCGACCCGGACTCCCCGGCCCAGAGGTCTGGCCTTCGGCCCAAGGACAAAATCGTGCAG GTGAACGGGGTGCCCGTGGGGAGGAAGCAGCACTCAGAGGTGGTGTCAGCCATCAGGGCGGGCGGTGACAGGGTGTCCCTGCTGGTGGTGGACCCCGAAACGGACGCCTTCTTCCAGAGCTGTGGGATCAGTCCCACGGAGGAGCAcctcacag GAGCCCTACCTGTGATccgggaggtggaggaggag GTAAATGTAAATGGGTCCAAAGAGGAGGCGAAGGAgcccagtctgtctgtcagtctgtctccaTCCAGCACCTCCAATATCTCAGAG gcgtCAGAGGAGTCGGTTGGAGAGTACTCTCTGGACCTAAGCCTGTCCCTTCAGCAGGCTAAGGAACGTGCTCACCAGAACCGCTCCAGTAAGAGAGCCCCTCAAATGGACTGGAGCAAGAAGAACGAGCTTTTTAGCAACCTctag
- the LOC135243849 gene encoding Na(+)/H(+) exchange regulatory cofactor NHE-RF1-like isoform X2, producing the protein MSFNREHIRPRLCVLEKGSDGYGFHLHGEKGKTGQFIRLVEPDSPSESAGLHAGDRLLFVNGECVENDSHQQLVSRIRATVGKLELVVVDEDTEELLKKCNMQYLREYATQGIPLPTREPNHADAGRNGSARELTPTPEINGPVAGKKRNSRPAQGFKSELRPRLCVLKRGAEGYGFNLHSDSSRPGQYVRLVDPDSPAQRSGLRPKDKIVQVNGVPVGRKQHSEVVSAIRAGGDRVSLLVVDPETDAFFQSCGISPTEEHLTGVLRISLESATDLRLPFRSPTCDPGGGGGGKCKWVQRGGEGAQSVCQSVSIQHLQYLRGVRGVGWRVLSGPKPVPSAG; encoded by the exons ATGTCATTCAACCGGGAGCATATTCGCCCGAGACTATGCGTGCTGGAAAAGGGTTCGGATGGTTACGGTTTCCATCTTCatggagagaaggggaaaacGGGGCAGTTTATCCGACTGGTGGAACCCGATTCCCCGTCTGAAAGTGCGGGTCTGCACGCGGGGGACAGGCTGCTTTTCGTTAACGGAGAGTGCGTGGAGAACGACAGCCATCAACAACTTGTGTCCAGGATACGAGCCACTGTTGGCAAATTGGAGCTCGTCGTAGTCGACGAGGATACCGAGGAGCTCCTAAAGAAATGCAACATGCAGTACCTCAGAGAGTACGCCACTCAGGGCATCCCGCTGCCCACCCGCGAGCCGAACCACGCGGACGCTGGGAGAAACGGCAGCGCGAGGGAACTGACACCAACTCCGGAGATTAACGGACCTGTTGCCGGGAAGAAACGGAATTCTAGGCCCGCCCAG GGATTTAAGAGTGAGCTGAGGCCGCGGCTCTGTGTTCTGAAGAGGGGAGCTGAGGGCTACGGCTTTAACCTGCACAGTGACAGCTCCAGACCCGGTCAGTACGTCCGCCTGGTCGACCCGGACTCCCCGGCCCAGAGGTCTGGCCTTCGGCCCAAGGACAAAATCGTGCAG GTGAACGGGGTGCCCGTGGGGAGGAAGCAGCACTCAGAGGTGGTGTCAGCCATCAGGGCGGGCGGTGACAGGGTGTCCCTGCTGGTGGTGGACCCCGAAACGGACGCCTTCTTCCAGAGCTGTGGGATCAGTCCCACGGAGGAGCAcctcacag GAGTGCTCAGAATTTCTCTGGAATCTGCGACTGATCTGCGCCTACCTTTCAGGAGCCCTACCTGTGATccgggaggtggaggaggag GTAAATGTAAATGGGTCCAAAGAGGAGGCGAAGGAgcccagtctgtctgtcagtctgtctccaTCCAGCACCTCCAATATCTCAGAG gcgtCAGAGGAGTCGGTTGGAGAGTACTCTCTGGACCTAAGCCTGTCCCTTCAGCAGGCTAA